One genomic window of Deltaproteobacteria bacterium includes the following:
- the trpB gene encoding tryptophan synthase subunit beta, which translates to MSHVSLPDAKGFFGAFGGRFVPEILAPAVDELNAAFQKARKDEAFRQDLAAVMRDFSGRPTPLTTAVRFAGAGQSFVLELKREDLNHTGAHKINNTLGQVMLAVRMGKSRIIAETGAGQHGVATATAAALFGLPCSVYMGVEDIRRQAPNVERMRLLGAGVIPVDKGSGTLKDAVNEAMRDWVRHVEDTFYVLGSAVGPHPYPLMVRYFQSVIGTEAREQFQKRYGELPYMLVACVGGGSNAAGLFYPFQRDAVLMVGVEAGGMGTGPGQHGASLGMGSPGIFHGSLSYVLQDDDGQIIPAHSVSAGLDYPGVGPEHSFWKQNGRVSYHSVSDEEALAATRRFTREEGILPALESAHALAWIFRNSEKLAGKKVLFCLSGRGDKDMEALLDERS; encoded by the coding sequence ATGTCGCATGTTAGCTTGCCGGACGCCAAGGGGTTTTTCGGTGCTTTCGGTGGACGGTTTGTTCCCGAGATCCTCGCCCCGGCCGTCGATGAATTGAATGCCGCTTTTCAGAAGGCCCGGAAGGATGAAGCGTTCCGACAGGATCTCGCTGCCGTTATGCGGGACTTTTCCGGACGTCCGACCCCCCTGACCACCGCGGTACGGTTTGCCGGCGCAGGGCAATCCTTTGTGCTCGAGCTGAAAAGGGAGGACCTGAACCACACCGGGGCCCACAAGATCAACAACACTCTCGGGCAGGTCATGCTGGCCGTCAGGATGGGGAAAAGCCGGATTATCGCGGAGACCGGGGCCGGGCAGCACGGTGTTGCCACTGCTACGGCCGCGGCGTTGTTCGGTTTGCCTTGTTCAGTTTATATGGGAGTCGAGGACATTCGCAGACAGGCCCCCAACGTGGAGAGGATGCGGCTCCTCGGCGCCGGGGTAATTCCAGTGGATAAAGGTTCCGGCACACTGAAAGACGCAGTCAATGAGGCTATGAGGGATTGGGTTAGACACGTAGAGGATACTTTCTACGTCCTGGGGTCGGCAGTAGGCCCCCACCCCTACCCCCTCATGGTTCGTTATTTCCAGTCCGTCATCGGAACGGAAGCGCGCGAACAGTTCCAGAAAAGATACGGGGAGCTTCCATATATGCTGGTTGCCTGTGTGGGCGGCGGAAGCAATGCGGCCGGACTTTTTTATCCGTTTCAAAGAGATGCAGTGTTAATGGTGGGGGTTGAGGCCGGAGGGATGGGCACAGGCCCTGGGCAGCACGGTGCCTCACTGGGCATGGGAAGCCCGGGGATCTTCCACGGGAGTCTCAGTTACGTGCTCCAGGATGATGACGGTCAGATTATCCCGGCCCACTCCGTATCGGCGGGCCTGGACTATCCCGGCGTAGGGCCGGAGCACAGTTTCTGGAAACAGAACGGGCGCGTTTCATACCACAGTGTCAGTGATGAAGAGGCCCTTGCGGCGACCCGTCGGTTCACAAGGGAGGAGGGCATCCTCCCCGCCCTCGAATCGGCCCATGCCCTGGCCTGGATATTCAGAAACAGTGAGAAACTCGCCGGGAAAAAGGTCCTGTTTTGTCTTTCCGGCAGGGGCGACAAGGACATGGAAGCCCTGTTGGATGAGAGGAGTTGA
- a CDS encoding indole-3-glycerol-phosphate synthase, which translates to MKNSFLETAGKSAAVNTSVWKKRFRQAEIQGPISRPPLLPGNGAGCGIIAEVKLKSPSRGALIDMPHALDLPGIYESGGAEAVSVVVEERYFGGSPELFMKIAAGTRLPLLWKDFVVDPFQVELAAGLGASGILLIAGLLRGTSLPEMIERSRREGLRPLVEVHDEDELSAALDGGADLIGVNNRNLATLEVDTGLSERLAPFICGPVQGVAESGFRLAEDIRRMRDLGYRAVLVGEALIRSTGSEGKLGAMVGAGRTG; encoded by the coding sequence ATGAAAAACAGTTTTCTCGAAACGGCCGGTAAATCGGCGGCTGTTAATACCTCCGTGTGGAAGAAACGCTTCCGGCAGGCGGAAATCCAGGGACCGATATCCAGGCCTCCCCTTCTTCCCGGAAATGGCGCCGGGTGCGGCATTATCGCCGAGGTCAAGCTGAAAAGCCCGTCCCGTGGGGCGCTCATCGACATGCCTCATGCTCTGGATCTGCCTGGGATATACGAGTCAGGCGGCGCCGAGGCGGTGAGCGTTGTCGTGGAGGAGCGTTATTTCGGTGGGTCGCCGGAGCTTTTCATGAAAATTGCCGCCGGAACGCGGCTTCCACTCCTCTGGAAAGACTTCGTCGTTGATCCTTTCCAGGTAGAACTGGCGGCCGGACTGGGTGCTTCGGGCATCCTCCTTATCGCGGGCCTGCTCAGGGGCACATCCCTGCCGGAGATGATCGAGAGGAGCCGGCGTGAGGGTCTGCGGCCCTTGGTTGAGGTGCACGATGAGGATGAGCTTTCCGCGGCTCTTGACGGAGGCGCCGACCTCATCGGGGTAAACAACCGCAATCTGGCGACCCTGGAGGTGGACACCGGCCTTTCCGAAAGGTTGGCCCCTTTTATCTGTGGCCCGGTCCAGGGCGTCGCCGAGAGCGGCTTTCGCCTGGCGGAGGATATCCGGAGAATGAGGGATCTTGGTTACAGGGCGGTCCTGGTCGGGGAGGCGCTGATCAGATCCACGGGATCAGAGGGAAAATTGGGCGCCATGGTCGGTGCCGGGAGGACAGGATGA
- a CDS encoding phosphoribosylanthranilate isomerase: MKPSLKIKICGFTRVEDALEACALGVDLLGFNFVPGSSRYLSPYSARAIFEELPPFVDKVGIFAGEEVNVVNDLFTFLDLDAVQLHGDEDREYCRKVKAPFIKAVRVGENPRDLEGLEDFGACAYLLDAMVDGKLGGTGAVFNWDHAVDICRRHRVFVAGGLFPGNVACAVKKLMPYGIDAASGVESSPGIKDSVLMEKFVREARCASMGNGGGCRNVAC, translated from the coding sequence ATGAAGCCCTCGCTGAAGATAAAGATTTGCGGTTTTACAAGGGTTGAAGATGCCCTTGAGGCGTGTGCCCTTGGGGTGGATCTGTTGGGTTTCAACTTTGTTCCGGGGAGCAGCAGATACCTGAGCCCCTACTCCGCCAGGGCCATTTTTGAAGAACTGCCGCCCTTCGTTGACAAGGTCGGAATATTTGCCGGGGAGGAAGTGAACGTGGTCAACGACCTTTTTACCTTTCTTGATCTCGACGCGGTTCAGCTGCATGGGGATGAGGACAGGGAATACTGCCGCAAGGTCAAGGCGCCTTTCATTAAGGCGGTGCGGGTAGGAGAAAACCCCCGCGACCTGGAGGGGCTGGAGGATTTCGGTGCGTGCGCATACCTCCTGGACGCCATGGTGGACGGAAAGCTGGGTGGAACCGGCGCCGTCTTCAACTGGGATCATGCCGTGGACATCTGCAGGCGGCACAGGGTTTTCGTTGCCGGGGGGTTGTTCCCCGGCAATGTGGCCTGCGCGGTGAAAAAACTGATGCCCTACGGCATTGACGCCGCCTCCGGGGTGGAGTCGTCGCCTGGGATCAAGGACAGCGTACTTATGGAAAAATTCGTCAGGGAAGCCAGATGCGCTTCCATGGGAAACGGGGGAGGCTGTCGAAATGTCGCATGTTAG